From a single Raphanus sativus cultivar WK10039 chromosome 3, ASM80110v3, whole genome shotgun sequence genomic region:
- the LOC108834739 gene encoding KRR1 small subunit processome component-like isoform X1: MAEVEEIKNLETNKCKQNKRKPWDDGPCLDRWEIEKFDPSWNPSGMLEVGSFSRAYPKRREKHLLKCWPRVKSALEEHGVSCELNVVGRYMSVSKTKMTRDPDIIVKARDLLRLLARSVPARQALKILEDDMAYDIINIRRMVVGSKELFLRRRSRFWGHKSSTLKALEKSTNCFIRMQGNTIAAMGSFGGLRRLRSIVETCFYSHNCPLDVLRVMDAGDSLDGCEEMDAEMSPPPINYEYIRRRSLQVRGSMLP; the protein is encoded by the exons ATGGCGGAGGTGGAAGAGATTAAGAATCTGGAGACAAATAAATGCAAACAAAACAAGCGGAAGCCATGGGACGATGGCCCCTGCCTGGACCGTTGGGAAATCGAGAAGTTCGATCCGTCATGGAATCCGAGTGGTATGCTCGAAGTTGGCTCCTTCTCCAGAGCGTATCCTAAACGCAGAGAGAAGCATCTTCTCAAGTGTTGGCCCAGAGTCAAATCCGCTCTCGAGGAACACGGCGTCTCCTGCGAGCTCAACGTGGTTGGACGTTATATGAGTGTTTCGAAGACCAAGATGACGAGAGATCCGGACATCATCGTCAAAGCTAGAGACTTGCTTAGGCTTCTGGCGAGAAGTGTCCCTGCTCGTCAG GCACTTAAGATTCTGGAAGACGACATGGCTTATGATATCATTAATATCCGCCGTATggtggttggatcaaag GAGCTTTTTCTAAGAAGAAGGAGTCGTTTTTGGGGTCATAAGTCTTCTACCTTGAAG GCGCTAGAAAAATCAACCAACTGTTTCATTCGGATGCAG GGTAACACTATTGCCGCAATGGGTTCTTTCGGAGGTCTCAGACGACTCAGAAGTATTGTTGAAACATGCTTCTATTCTCATAATTGTCCTTTGGATGTCTTGAGAGTGATGGATGCAG GGGATAGCCTCGATGGGTGTGAAGAGATGGATGCAGAAATGAGTCCTCCAC CTATAAACTATGAATACATACGGAGGAGGTCTTTGCAAGTTCGAGGATCTATGCTTCCTTGA
- the LOC108834739 gene encoding KRR1 small subunit processome component-like isoform X2 has product MAEVEEIKNLETNKCKQNKRKPWDDGPCLDRWEIEKFDPSWNPSGMLEVGSFSRAYPKRREKHLLKCWPRVKSALEEHGVSCELNVVGRYMSVSKTKMTRDPDIIVKARDLLRLLARSVPARQALKILEDDMAYDIINIRRMVVGSKEDFLIRKIRFLGHNSSSLKALETSTNCFIRMQGNTVAAMGSFRGLKRLRIIVGTCFRHDIKCVLWMS; this is encoded by the exons ATGGCGGAGGTGGAAGAGATTAAGAATCTGGAGACAAATAAATGCAAACAAAACAAGCGGAAGCCATGGGACGATGGCCCCTGCCTGGACCGTTGGGAAATCGAGAAGTTCGATCCGTCATGGAATCCGAGTGGTATGCTCGAAGTTGGCTCCTTCTCCAGAGCGTATCCTAAACGCAGAGAGAAGCATCTTCTCAAGTGTTGGCCCAGAGTCAAATCCGCTCTCGAGGAACACGGCGTCTCCTGCGAGCTCAACGTGGTTGGACGTTATATGAGTGTTTCGAAGACCAAGATGACGAGAGATCCGGACATCATCGTCAAAGCTAGAGACTTGCTTAGGCTTCTGGCGAGAAGTGTCCCTGCTCGTCAG GCACTTAAGATTCTGGAAGACGACATGGCTTATGATATCATTAATATCCGCCGTATggtggttggatcaaag GAGGATTTTCTAATAAGAAAGATTCGATTTTTGGGTCATAACTCTTCTTCCTTGAAG GCGCTGGAAACATCAACCAACTGTTTCATTCGGATGCAG GGTAACACTGTTGCCGCAATGGGTTCTTTCAGAGGTCTCAAACGACTCAGGATTATTGTTGGAACATGCTTCCGACACGACATCAAATGCGTCCTTTGGATGTCTTGA
- the LOC108846870 gene encoding 26S proteasome non-ATPase regulatory subunit 7 homolog A, which yields MMIEKVVVHPLVLRNIFHKHHWVVKKTGRRGVGVLLGRSYRGVVSVTNSYPVLFKEDPIWSFDQTHHKSMFRMLESINGRHEDVVGWYSTCPEPHVNNLDMHAVFREYVQDPLFLTIDVMRSETPTSEIPTVAYLAVEDEVNEVGSSKQTFFPVFTQIALPEEIGTSTRSTLVSEMPILETCRVLSNLITCMSKTWFVLAWRDMIFHSILLISTDHLRNILDPVERLSTWMCPDILIPMLSAIDVLQ from the exons ATGATGATCGAGAAGGTGGTCGTTCATCCACTTGTGTTGCGTAATATCTTCCACAAGCACCATTGGGTCGTTAAAAAAACGGGAAGGCGTGGGGTCGGTGTTCTTCTCGGCAGGAGTTACCGTGGTGTCGTTAGTGTCACCAACAGCTACCCAG TGCTTTTCAAGGAGGATCCTATATGGTCTTTTGATCAGACTCACCACAAGTCAATGTTTCGTATGTTGGAGAGCATCAATGGTCGTCATGAGGATGTGGTTGGTTGGTACAGCACCTGCCCTGAACCTCATGTGAACAATTTGGATATGCACGCTGTGTTCAGAGA GTATGTTCAAGATCCATTGTTCCTCACTATTGACGTCATGCGTTCAGAAACTCCCACATCGGAAATTCCCACAGTGGCTTACCTTGCAGTGGAGGACGAGGTCAATGAGGTGGGAAGCAGCAAGCAAACCTTCTTCCCTGTCTTTACACAAATTGCTCTTCCTGAGGAGATCGGTACCTCAACTAGGAGTACCCTTGTCTCCGAG ATGCCTATACTGGAGACTTGCCGTGTTTTATCGAATCTCATTACTTGTATGTCAAAAACAt GGTTCGTATTAGCGTGGAGGGATATGATCTTTCACTCGATCCTGTTGATCTCGACAGATCACTTGAGGAACATTTTGGATCCTGTGGAACGGTTGAGTACGTGGATGTGCCCAGACATCCTGATACCAATGCTATCAGCAATAG ATGTACTACAGTGA
- the LOC108845674 gene encoding putative F-box protein At1g77650: MIHCDGLLLCNIERERKLAVWNPFLGQFKRIKLSSSYARFDIYGFGYDNVSRDNYKILRFKREKGCEEVEIYEFKSQLWRSVDYSLAYSWCAWRDQAMSMNGNMYWIVERENDNSKTYFIQSFDFSKEVFKETCCIPFINHNDWPPPPRSGLSPRLSGFGGDRLSLLAQQRSGEIQVWVTNNIVTDEVVSWSMYCNVTPDFRILGSHPTYLIHHTDRVKLWFRHTDRGVNLWCSEKDECIYTSVYEIGEGEVKKQVETERYGRYERLDVRENSSAFVPSLVPVSKQEETSEGCSC, encoded by the coding sequence ATGATTCACTGCGACGGATTATTGCTATGTAATATTGAACGAGAGAGAAAACTCGCAGTCTGGAATCCGTTTTTGGGCCAATTCAAGCGGATCAAACTGTCTAGTTCTTACGCACGGTTTGATATCTACGGTTTTGGATACGACAATGTGTCCCGTGACAACTACAAGATCTTGAGgtttaaaagagaaaaaggatGTGAAGAGGTTGAGATATATGAGTTCAAGTCACAACTCTGGAGAAGTGTTGACTATTCATTGGCTTATTCTTGGTGTGCATGGAGGGACCAAGCTATGTCTATGAATGGAAACATGTATTGGATCGTTGAAAGGGAGAATGATAACTCCAAAACTTACTTCATCCAGTCTTTTGATTTCTCCAAAGAGGTATTCAAAGAAACATGCTGTATTCCCTTTATAAATCACAATGATTGGCCGCCGCCACCCCGATCAGGTTTGTCGCCACGCCTATCAGGTTTCGGAGGAGATAGGCTTTCTTTGTTAGCTCAACAGAGATCTGGGGAGATTCAGGTTTGGGTTACAAACAATATTGTGACTGATGAGGTTGTCTCGTGGAGCATGTATTGTAATGTGACTCCTGATTTCAGGATATTAGGCTCTCATCCAACATACTTGATCCACCATACCGATAGGGTCAAGTTATGGTTCCGCCATACCGATAGGGGGGTCAATTTATGGTGTTCGGAAAAAGATGAATGTATCTACACCAGCGTTTACGAAATAGGAGAGGGTGAGGTCAAGAAACAAGTTGAGACAGAGCGATATGGGCGGTATGAACGCCTTGACGTTCGTGAGAATTCTTCTGCATTTGTACCAAGTCTGGTTCCGGTCTCAAAGCAAGAGGAGACTTCTGAGGGTTGCTCTTGCTAA
- the LOC108834336 gene encoding anaphase-promoting complex subunit 1, translating to MSPGVRRLTVLGKFKPFGLIAEATDAKPSDVDVDDSYEYFLFDPHLTGQLDDDDDDGSEANFSRQREHELFIRHNHIIWTSGSRVLKRFTLSSPIIKACWSHLGRGPEAFLCVLQIGCLTVYSTSGEVVSVPLSRTVISIWPLPFGLLLQQAAQVNQSSHIPFSSATPTLGSRERLLQRKEIGNVSPQNFHSSVAHDLTSRRDMSSHLILRDPLEEPEPIYLEERGKLNIMKDYDERTIWTSDRLPLMTSYNKGKMQHSVWAAEYIESNREASASCSSGVVPDTVFPKRVSFRRIWQAKGAKKAASKVFLATDDAVPVICFLILEQKKLLSVGLQTVEINNDILFDVKPDISWSVSAIAAAPVVVTRSQVKNGLLPHLDIIVLSPENDLVLYSGKQCLCKYVLPSGCGKNLVSGDRESAEKVSGSRDLKITGLSDAVLGCINLSVNHSQIYRCALAGSPSSSLANDCIAALAEGLRSDLYNLFLSLLWGDDNSDQKGSCVHFEWEAFCNIFLGICQNPTDVHLKQPKTSSESSWEFLLNSNFHKTYSRFHGGISSNNSLDLEGIVPFETKTGGGKKPNNSFELMVKSLDCLHAVYESLKMDNLRKQDLHQLAVLLCNIAKFLGEKCYIDHYIRDFPRLSETIRACTTLSSCRKPPNLFRWFENCLRGGSLPTNLDDIPDLIRKDSCSIVSWARKIVSFYSVLFGDKPVGQKLSSGVPCNIAPGSYSSNEELAILAMAGERFGLRQLDLLPSGVSLPLRHALDSCRESPPADWPAIAYVLLGREDMALSVFRNLSSSKEFEMQSNKSLISMSIPYMLHLHPVIVPSSLSESVGMENTKIEDTSSVDGSVIDGMEHIFNSYTQLRYGRDLRLNEVRRLLCSARPVVIQTSANPTISDQEQQQDQLWRIAQRTAVLPLGRGAFTLSTIHTLLTEAFTVPKLVFAGRLPAQQNAIVNLDPNVRNIQELKTWPEFHNAVAAGLRLAPLQGKVSRTWIKYNKPGEPNAVHAGLLFGLGLQGYLHVLNLSDIYQYFTQDHESTTVGLMLGLAASYRRSMQPEIAKALFFHVPARYQASYAEFEIPTLLQSAALVSVGILFEGSAHQQTMQLLLGEIGRRSAGDNVLEREGYAVSAGFSLGLVALGRGGDALGSLDSFVNRLLQYLGAKEGRSLLAPSNEDHRSAAQITDGSASNVDITAPGAIIALALMYLKTESEVIFSKLSIPQTHYELQCVRPDFIMLRVIARNLIMWSRIRPTCDWIQSQVPEVVKNGISHLQDDMDDMYEIDVEALVQAYVNIVTGACISLGLRFAGTRDGNARDLLYNYALYLLNEIKPVSSTSGTAFPRGISKFVDRGTLEMCLYLVILSLSVVMAGSGDLQIFRLLRFLRSRNSADGHANYGTQTAVSLATGFLFLGGGMRTFSTSNGSIAMLLITLYPRLPSGPNDNRCHLQAFRHLYVLATEARWLQTIDVDSGLPVYAPLEVTVKETELYSETRYCEVTPCILPERAILKRICVCGPRYWPQQVELVPEEKHWWSFGDKSDPFSSGVIYVKRKVGACSYVDDPVGCQSLLSRAMHKVFGLRTLDESNTLASSHKELDSDSVDHLVSTFSSDPSLIAFAQLCCDKSWNDRSDSDFKEFCLQVLFDCISKDRPALLQVYLSLYKTIGSMADLLVKNDSNVCDSLSISSLKVSLAYNEAVTSGRLASSGGFVQSIFLASLGKRCEEILNCSTELKIHLRNYLISETWHAVHNSEMQKDVILLSWYLKWFSVPSPSIIKAAVDKIKPKFKVSTSAVPLLRLLLPSTHISAISEIDRVFFPSNVTIAL from the exons ATGTCTCCGGGGGTTCGACGACTTACTGTCCTCGGAAAGTTCAAACCTTTCGGTCTAATCGCTGAAGCTACCGACGCTAAACCTTCGGATGTTGATGTTGACGATTCCTACGAGTATTTTCTGTTCGATCCTCATCTCACTGGCCAGCtagacgatgatgatgatgatggaagTGAAGCTAACTTCTCCCGGCAGAGAGAGCATGAGCTCTTCATCCGACACAACCA CATAATCTGGACAAGCGGTTCACGCGTGCTCAAGCGCTTTACCTTGTCTTCTCCCATCATTAAG GCATGCTGGAGTCACCTGGGTCGAGGACCAGAAGCTTTCCTTTGTGTCTTACAAATTGGCTGTTTAACAGTATACAGCACGTCAG GCGAAGTTGTATCTGTTCCACTTTCACGTACTGTCATATCAATATGGCCTCTACCGTTTGGTCTACTTCTTCAGCAAGCTGCTCAAGTGAATCAATCCTCACATATTCCATTTTCTTCTGCTACCCCCACTCTTGGTTCCCGTGAGAGGCTGCTCCAAAGAAAAGAAATTGGGAATGTTTCACCACAGAATTTCCATTCCTCGGTTGCGCATGATCTTACTAGCAGAAGAGACATGTCTTCCCATCTGATTCTAAGAGATCCGTTAGAGGAACCTGAG CCAATCTATCTAGAAGAGAGGGGAAAGTTGAACATAATGAAGGACTATGATGAGAGAACAATTTGGACAAGTGACCGGCTTCCTCTTATGACCTCATATAACAAAG GCAAGATGCAACATTCTGTGTGGGCAGCCGAATATATAGAGTCTAACCGTGAAGCTTCTGCTTCATGTTCAAGCGGCGTGGTTCCTGATACTGTTTTCCCGAAGCGAGTATCTTTTCGCAGAATATGGCAAGCCAAAGGTGCTAAGAAAGCTGCATCTAAG GTCTTTTTGGCAACTGATGATGCAGTCCCAGTAATTTGCTTTCTGATTCTAGAACAAAAGAAGCTGTTATCGGTGGGACTCCAAACTGTAGAGATCAATAATGATATTCTGTTTGACGTTAAGCCTGATATAAGCTGGAGTGTCTCTGCAATTGCTGCCGCACCTGTTGTTGTGACACGCTCTCA AGTGAAAAACGGACTCCTTCCACATTTGGATATCATCGTTTTATCTCCAGAAAATGACCTCGTTCTTTAT TCAGGAAAACAATGTCTCTGTAAATATGTACTGCCATCTGGGTGTGGAAAAAATCTCGTTTCTGGTGATAGAGAGTCTGCAGAAAAAGTTTCAGGTTCCCGGGATCTGAAGATCACTGGATTATCTGATGCTGTGTTAGGATGTATCAATTTATCGGTAAATCATTCACAG ATCTATCGGTGTGCCTTAGCTGGTAGCCCTTCATCTTCACTTGCAAATGATTGCATAGCAGCCTTAGCTGAGGGATTACGATCGGATTTGTACAATttatttctctctcttctttggGGAGATGATAATTCTGATCAGAAAGGTTCTTGTGTTCATTTTGAATGGGAAGCGTTTTGCAACATTTTTCTGGGGATCTGTCAGAACCCTACTGATGTACATCTGAAGCAACCAAAAACATCATCAGAATCCTCCTGGGAGTTCCTTCTCAACAGCAATTTTCATAAGACATACTCCAGGTTTCACGGTGGCATCAGTTCAAACAATTCTTTGGATCTGGAAGGAATTGTCCCATTTGAAACCAAGACTGGTGGTGGAAAAAAACCAAACAACTCATTTGAATTGATGGTCAAGAGTTTAGATTGTCTTCATGCAGTATATGAGAGTTTGAAGATGGATAATCTACGGAAACA GGATttgcatcagctagctgttttATTGTGCAATATTGCCAAGTTTCTGGGTGAGAAGTGTTACATAGATCACTACATACGTGATTTTCCTCGTCTTTCCGAAACTATCCGGGCATGCACAACCCTTTCTTCCTGCAGAAAACCTCCAAATCTGTTCAGATGGTTTGAGAACTGTTTAAGAGGTGGATCTTTACCCACAAACCTTGATGACATCCCAGATTTGATCCGTAAAGATAGTTGCTCCATTGTGAGCTGGGCAAGGAAAATTGTTTCCTTCTACAGTGTGTTATTTGGTGATAAGCCAGTAGGACAGAAACTTTCTTCAGGTGTCCCCTGTAATATTGCCCCAGGATCATATTCCAGTAACGAGGAACTTGCTATCTTAGCTATGGCTGGAGAGAGATTTGGGCTTCGTCAACTGGATTTGCTACCTTCTGGTGTATCTCTCCCGCTGAGACAT GCTCTGGATAGCTGTCGAGAATCTCCTCCAGCTGACTGGCCAGCAATTGCCTATGTGCTTCTTGGTCGAGAAGATATGGCCCTATCCGTCTTCAGAAATTTGAGCTCATCTAAGGAATTTGAGATGCAGTCAAATAAGAGTTTAATATCCATGTCCATACCATACATGCTGCACTTGCATCCAGTAATTGTTCCATCCTCTTTATCCGAGTCAGTTGGCATGGAAAACACTAAGATTGAGGATACAAGTTCCGTGGATGGTTCTGTGATAGATGGAATGGAGCATATCTTCAACTCCTATACGCAGTTACGGTATGGTCGAGATCTACGGCTGAATGAG GTTCGACGTCTTTTGTGCTCTGCACGACCTGTGGTAATTCAAACGTCTGCCAATCCTACTATATCTGATCAGGAGCAGCAACAG GACCAGCTATGGCGCATAGCACAGAGGACTGCTGTGCTTCCCCTGGGGCGTGGAGCATTCACATTATCTACAATACACACTCTTTTAACTGAG GCGTTTACTGTACCAAAACTTGTTTTCGCTGGTCGGCTGCCTGCCCAACAAAATGCCATT GTTAATCTAGATCCAAACGTAAGGAATATCCAAGAACTAAAGACATGGCCAGAGTTTCATAATGCTGTTGCTGCTGGGTTACGACTGGCTCCGCTTCAG GGAAAGGTCTCCAGAACGTGGATTAAATACAATAAACCAGGAGAGCCAAATGCTGTTCATGCTGGACTTCTGTTTGGGCTGGGGTTACAGGGATATCTGCATGTGTTAAACCTTAGTGACATATACCAATATTTCACTCAG GACCATGAGAGCACCACGGTAGGTTTGATGCTCGGTCTGGCGGCTTCTTATAGGAGATCAATGCAACCTGAAATAGCAAAG GCTCTCTTTTTCCATGTTCCCGCGCGATACCAAGCATCATATGCTGAGTTTGAGATACCAACACTTCTGCAG TCTGCAGCGTTAGTCTCTGTTGGCATTTTATTTGAAGGATCAGCACACCAGCAGACAATGCAATTACTTCTG GGTGAAATTGGCCGCCGAAGTGCAGGGGACAATGTTCTTGAAAGGGAGGGTTATGCTGTATCTGCAGGATTCTCACTTGGTCTTGTTGCTTTGG GCCGTGGAGGGGATGCGCTCGGTTCGCTGGACTCCTTTGTCAATCGCTTACTTCAGTATTTAGGAGCAAAAGAG GGAAGATCTCTCCTTGCACCATCAAATGAAGATCACCGAAGTGCTGCACAG ATAACAGACGGAAGCGCTTCCAATGTTGATATAACTGCACCTGGAGCGATTATCGCTCTCGCGTTAATGTATCTTAAG ACAGAATCAGAGGTCATTTTCTCAAAGCTTTCTATTCCACAAACACATTACGAGTTGCAGTGCGTAAGGCCTGATTTCATAATGCTCCGTGTCATTGCTCGAAACTTGATAATGTGGAGCag gATCCGTCCTACATGTGATTGGATTCAGTCTCAAGTTCCTGAAGTTGTCAAAAATGGTATCAGCCACCTCCAAGATGACATGGATGATATGTATGAGATAGATGTTGAAGCCCTTGTGCAGGCATATGTGAATATAGTGACCGGGGCCTGCATTTCACTTG GGCTAAGATTTGCTGGTACAAGGGATGGAAATGCTCGTGACTTGCTTTACAATTACGCTCTCTATCTCCTGAATGAG ATCAAGCCTGTTTCTTCTACATCTGGAACTGCATTTCCGAGGGGAATATCTAAATTTGTTGATCGGGGAACGCTTGAAATGTGTCTTTATCTTGTCATTCTTTCACTTTCAGTG GTCATGGCGGGATCAGGGGACTTGCAAATATTTCGGTTGTTGAGGTTTCTCCGCAGCCGAAACTCTGCTGATGGACATGCTAACTATGGCACTCAAACGGCG GTGAGCTTAGCCACGGGTTTCTTATTTCTTGGAGGTGGTATGCGAACATTTTCAACGAGTAATGGCTCAATTGCAATGTTGCTCATCACTCTCTATCCACGGTTGCCTTCTGGACCAAATGACAATCGCTGTCACCTCCAG gCATTCAGGCATTTATATGTCCTTGCAACAGAGGCTCGTTGGCTACAGACTATTGATGTTGATTCTGGTCTGCCTGTATATGCCCCTCTAGAAGTCACAGTAAAAGAGACGGAACTTTATTCAGAAACAAGATATTGCGAGGTTACCCCGTGCATTCTGCCAGAGCGTGCTATT CTAAAGAGAATTTGTGTATGTGGTCCCCGATACTGGCCCCAACAAGTTGAGCTTGTCCCAGAAG AGAAACATTGGTGGAGCTTTGGGGACAAGAGTGATCCCTTCAGTTCAGGTGTTATATATGTCAAAAGGAAAGTAGGAGCTTGTTCGTATGTAGATGATCCAGTTGGGTGTCAGTCACTGCTTTCACGAGCAATGCATAAG GTTTTTGGTTTAAGAACTCTAGACGAATCTAACACGCTTGCTAGTAGTCACAAAGAACTGGATTCTGATAGCGTTGATCACTTGGTCAGCACTTTCTCATCTGATCCAAGCCTAATTGCCTTTGCACAGTTGTGTTGTGACAAATCTTGGAATGACAG ATCTGATTCTGATTTCAAGGAGTTCTGTCTGCAAGTGTTGTTTGATTGTATAAGCAAGGATAGACCAGCTCTTTTGCAG GTTTATTTATCTTTGTACAAAACTATTGGTTCAATGGCTGATCTGCTAGTCAAAAACGATAGTAATGTGTGTGATTCACTTTCCATCTCAAGCCTCAAG GTTTCTCTTGCTTACAACGAGGCGGTAACTAGTGGAAGATTGGCCTCTTCAGGTGGCTTTGTTCAATCAATCTTCTTAGCATCATTGGGGAAACGGTGCGAAGAGATTCTGAATTGCTCAACCGAGCTGAAGATTCATTTGAGGAACTATCTGATCTCGGAGACTTGGCATGCTGTTCATAACTCTGAGATGCAGAAAGATGTAATCCTTCTCTCATGGTATTTAAAATGGTTCAGCGTACCGTCTCCATCGATCATCAAAGCAGCAGTGGACAAGATCAAACCTAAGTTCAAGGTCTCAACTTCGGCAGTACCTTTGTTACGATTGTTGTTACCAAGTACGCATATTAGTGCCATTAGTGAGATTGATAGGGTCTTTTTCCCATCAAATGTGACAATTGCATTGTGA
- the LOC130510147 gene encoding uncharacterized protein LOC130510147 encodes MAMVVLASSLHPPPLPLRFRPPPDPPPCLPFPMSSLSARPPDLPPFSPSLVTFEALFPPEPPDPPDASCRLSVLLDVDTPFTLVRLYSSISVCSHVDWYEMIVDWVSPNIWIMVLNCNVPVTFGSFGSDVVPARGFSVAFVRFPAVCGLSMFERTLTWLLQLNMSMEGFHYPVAFLREAVRRPNISPLWSEVDVQASLVWLMLISAYVAVFVTSEVTRLFGS; translated from the exons ATGGCTATGGTGGTGCTTGCATCGTCACTCCATCCGCCACCTCTTCCGTTACGATTCCGTCCACCTCCAGATCCGCCGCCATGTCTGCCTTTTCCGATGTC CTCGCTCTCCGCCAGACCACCTGATCTGCCGCCGTTTTCTCCTTCTCTGGTGACTTTCGAAGCTCTCTTCCCGCCGGAACCACCAGATCCTCCCGATGCTTCATGCCGTCTCTCTGTTCTTCTGGACGTTGACACACCATTCACTTTGGTTCGTCTCTACTCTTCAATCTCAGTTTGTTCTCATGTAGATTGGTATGAGATGATTGTTGACTGGGTGTCTCCGAATATATGGATTATGGTCTTGAATTGCAATGTTCCAGTGACCTTTGGTTCATTTGGTTCTGATGTTGTGCCAGCTCGTGGCTTTTCTGTCGCCTTCGTGCGATTTCCCGCAGTATGCGGTCTCTCTATG TTTGAAAGGACACTCACTTGGCTTCTCCAGTTGAATATGAGTATGGAGGGTTTTCATTACCCCGTAGCTTTCCTTCGTGAGGCTGTTCGTCGTCCCAATATTTCTCCTTTATGGAGTGAAGTGGATGTTCAAGCGTCGCTAGTATGGCTGATGCTCATCTCTGCATATGTTGCAGTGTTTGTAACTTCTGAAGTTACACG TTTATTTGGCTCTTAA